In the genome of Microbacterium endophyticum, one region contains:
- a CDS encoding FKBP-type peptidyl-prolyl cis-trans isomerase: MLVSATQAAILDFVLLDGTTGEIVASTSYAGSENAPDVVSTLYTALPGLESALECATGGSRVVVALANDDIAPDSAKSLGLSEDDTLVAVIDVQKVYLAKAQGTDKFAEGQGLPTVVRAPSGQPGVSFPDHDADVPDAAVSQVIIEGDGAEVTSDDSILVNYTSVDWDTREVQQTSWGSAPQALDMATVPDEITDALVGQPVGSQVMLVVPADTDSGLDQSLIYIFDILGVNDFTG, encoded by the coding sequence GTGCTCGTCTCAGCTACACAAGCGGCCATCCTCGACTTCGTTTTGCTCGACGGAACTACCGGCGAAATAGTTGCGAGCACTTCTTACGCAGGCTCCGAGAACGCACCGGATGTCGTTTCGACTCTTTACACCGCGCTTCCGGGTTTGGAGAGTGCGCTCGAGTGTGCCACCGGAGGCTCACGTGTCGTCGTCGCGCTTGCAAACGACGACATCGCCCCAGACTCCGCGAAGAGCTTGGGCCTGAGCGAAGATGACACGCTCGTGGCCGTCATCGACGTGCAAAAGGTTTATCTCGCAAAGGCTCAGGGCACGGACAAATTTGCCGAGGGTCAGGGACTTCCCACTGTCGTGAGAGCTCCGAGCGGCCAGCCCGGTGTGAGCTTTCCCGATCACGATGCGGATGTCCCCGATGCGGCGGTTTCGCAGGTGATCATCGAGGGAGATGGAGCCGAGGTTACCTCCGACGACTCAATCCTCGTCAATTACACCAGCGTCGACTGGGACACTCGGGAAGTCCAACAGACAAGTTGGGGCTCAGCGCCGCAAGCCCTGGACATGGCGACGGTTCCCGATGAGATCACAGACGCTTTGGTCGGTCAGCCGGTTGGCTCTCAAGTGATGCTGGTGGTGCCTGCTGACACCGATTCAGGTCTCGACCAATCGCTCATCTACATTTTCGACATCCTGGGCGTTAACGACTTCACTGGCTGA
- a CDS encoding tRNA (adenine-N1)-methyltransferase — translation MSTQRPSGPFRYGDRVQLTGPKARMHTITLRDGGELHTHHGVLRHDTLVGLPDGSVVRNTSDQEYLALRPLLRDFVMSMPRGAAIVYPKDAAQIVVHADIFPGAVVVEAGVGSGALSLSLLRAVGGEGRLVSLERREEFSDVARANVETFFGAVPPQWEVVIGDLVTSLPETMAAGSVDRVVLDMLAPWECIDVVSDALTPGGVVLCYVATATQLSRTAEYLRATGLFTEPEANETMVRGWHVDGLAVRPDHRMVAHTGFLISARRLAPGTVLPERKKRASKTSYGDEDVEVWTPGAVGDREITDKNLRKRVREAQRAADGARIARDADDSAATLD, via the coding sequence GTGAGTACCCAGCGCCCCAGCGGCCCTTTCCGTTACGGCGATCGCGTGCAGTTGACCGGGCCTAAAGCCAGGATGCACACGATCACTCTTCGTGACGGAGGTGAACTGCACACGCATCACGGCGTCTTACGGCACGACACGCTCGTGGGTCTCCCAGATGGTTCGGTTGTGCGAAACACTTCCGATCAGGAATATCTTGCGCTTCGCCCGCTCCTGCGCGACTTTGTGATGTCAATGCCGCGCGGTGCTGCAATTGTTTATCCGAAGGATGCCGCGCAGATCGTGGTGCACGCGGATATCTTTCCGGGCGCTGTCGTCGTCGAAGCTGGCGTCGGCTCTGGTGCGCTTTCGCTTTCTCTTCTGCGTGCTGTAGGCGGTGAAGGCCGACTCGTGTCACTCGAGCGACGGGAAGAGTTCTCGGACGTCGCCCGAGCCAATGTCGAGACATTCTTTGGCGCGGTGCCGCCACAGTGGGAGGTGGTCATCGGCGACCTCGTCACTTCGCTTCCGGAGACGATGGCTGCCGGTTCCGTTGATCGCGTTGTTCTCGACATGCTCGCCCCTTGGGAGTGCATCGACGTGGTTTCTGATGCACTCACCCCTGGTGGCGTCGTGCTTTGTTACGTCGCCACGGCCACGCAGCTCAGCCGAACCGCCGAGTATCTTCGCGCAACGGGACTGTTCACTGAGCCTGAAGCAAACGAAACCATGGTGCGCGGTTGGCACGTAGATGGCCTTGCCGTGCGCCCTGACCACCGTATGGTCGCACACACCGGGTTTCTCATCAGTGCTCGACGCCTCGCGCCGGGGACAGTGCTTCCGGAGCGGAAAAAACGCGCGTCCAAAACGAGTTATGGCGACGAAGACGTCGAAGTGTGGACGCCAGGCGCCGTGGGCGACCGCGAAATTACTGACAAGAACCTCCGCAAACGCGTTCGCGAAGCGCAGCGCGCAGCTGACGGTGCGCGTATCGCTCGTGATGCGGATGACAGCGCTGCGACTCTAGACTGA
- a CDS encoding VIT1/CCC1 transporter family protein: MNDAPARAPKVRDRRRWAKYLVNERAEAAVYSGLARRREGEEREILLALAAAEGRHEAHWVELLGGEPTKLPRASMSTRLLGWAAARFGSIFVLALAQNAEARSPYDDDPHATAEMSADEKVHHEVVRGLAAKGRRRLSGTFRASVFGANDGLVSNLALVMGIGATGVAPQFVLFSGIAGLLAGALSMGAGEFVSVRSQRELLESTEPNNDVDAVLPDLNLDANELALVYRTRGMSEEDALARAGAELQIARRADRSQPYRRPTERSDSHDVVGSAIGAASSSFLFFASGAIIPVLPWIFGAEGLLAVVLALLLVGVALMATGAAVGLLSGAPPLARALRQLAIGFGAAAITYVLGLLFGVSAA, translated from the coding sequence GTGAATGATGCACCCGCACGCGCGCCGAAAGTGCGTGATCGTCGAAGATGGGCGAAATATCTCGTCAATGAGCGCGCAGAGGCGGCCGTCTACTCAGGGCTTGCGCGTCGCCGTGAGGGAGAAGAGCGTGAGATCTTGCTCGCCCTAGCAGCTGCTGAGGGCCGACACGAAGCTCACTGGGTGGAGCTGCTGGGGGGAGAGCCAACAAAGCTGCCGCGAGCGTCGATGTCGACTCGTCTGCTCGGATGGGCCGCTGCTCGATTCGGATCCATCTTCGTGCTGGCGCTGGCGCAGAACGCGGAAGCGCGTTCGCCCTACGATGACGATCCTCACGCCACTGCGGAGATGAGCGCTGATGAAAAGGTTCATCACGAGGTCGTCAGAGGGCTTGCCGCGAAGGGGCGTCGGCGACTCTCAGGTACCTTTCGTGCCTCAGTTTTTGGCGCGAACGACGGACTCGTGTCGAACCTCGCGCTTGTCATGGGCATCGGTGCGACGGGGGTGGCCCCCCAATTTGTCTTGTTCAGTGGCATCGCTGGGCTTCTGGCCGGCGCCCTTTCGATGGGTGCGGGTGAGTTCGTTTCGGTGCGCTCTCAGCGCGAACTGCTCGAATCTACTGAACCCAACAATGATGTAGACGCCGTCTTGCCTGACTTGAACCTGGATGCGAACGAACTGGCTCTTGTCTATCGCACGCGAGGAATGAGTGAAGAGGACGCACTGGCCCGTGCGGGAGCCGAGCTGCAGATCGCAAGACGGGCGGACCGGTCCCAGCCGTACCGCCGTCCAACAGAGCGGTCCGATAGTCACGACGTAGTAGGAAGTGCGATTGGCGCCGCGAGCTCCAGCTTTCTCTTCTTCGCCTCAGGAGCGATCATCCCGGTACTGCCCTGGATTTTCGGCGCTGAAGGACTTCTTGCCGTCGTTTTGGCATTGCTGCTCGTCGGAGTCGCCTTGATGGCGACGGGCGCAGCCGTGGGGTTGCTCTCTGGCGCCCCGCCGCTCGCGAGGGCGTTACGTCAGCTGGCGATTGGATTTGGGGCCGCTGCGATCACATATGTACTCGGTCTGCTGTTCGGGGTCTCTGCGGCCTAG
- a CDS encoding helix-turn-helix transcriptional regulator has product MATEQGLTKDTILHSVAGYREQGDSGASKDALEKMFERDKENLRRLGVPIETIGDFADPDDLREARYRVPTAEYSLPNDISFTPAEIALLNLAGGVWGQSSMSDNARSALRKIRALGNNVDEPIIGYAPRISLREPSFAKIQDAIESARVVRFAYLKPGERTARTRRMVPLALVEYEARWHVHGIDLDADAERTFLLARIAGSVEVTRATFDAALREGAGTRALRGLEDVAARNEAILEVHPGTEAALRLSRRGIRDDRGIRIHFVDVDVFADELASFGPEVRVIEPARLRNAVITRLRATLLLHGGAA; this is encoded by the coding sequence ATGGCGACGGAACAAGGTCTCACCAAAGACACGATTTTGCACTCGGTTGCCGGATATCGCGAACAGGGAGATTCCGGTGCGTCAAAAGACGCGTTGGAGAAAATGTTCGAGCGTGACAAAGAGAATCTGCGTCGTCTCGGAGTGCCCATCGAAACGATCGGTGATTTTGCCGATCCGGACGATCTTCGTGAAGCACGGTATCGAGTTCCTACAGCTGAATATTCGCTCCCCAACGATATTTCTTTCACACCAGCCGAAATTGCGCTCCTGAATCTCGCAGGCGGCGTATGGGGCCAGAGCTCGATGTCTGACAACGCCCGGAGTGCACTTCGAAAGATTCGCGCGCTCGGGAACAACGTGGATGAACCCATCATCGGATACGCGCCGCGCATTAGCCTTCGTGAACCCTCGTTCGCCAAGATTCAGGATGCGATCGAGTCGGCGCGGGTCGTGAGGTTCGCATACTTGAAACCGGGGGAGCGAACAGCCCGCACACGGCGAATGGTTCCTCTTGCCCTCGTCGAGTATGAAGCGCGCTGGCATGTGCACGGAATAGATCTCGATGCAGACGCTGAACGTACCTTCCTCCTAGCGCGGATCGCCGGAAGCGTCGAAGTCACCCGCGCAACATTCGATGCGGCGCTTCGCGAGGGCGCGGGAACGCGAGCGCTGCGTGGGTTGGAAGACGTTGCCGCGAGAAACGAAGCAATCCTCGAAGTGCACCCGGGAACCGAGGCGGCACTGAGACTCTCACGTCGGGGAATCCGTGACGATCGGGGTATCCGTATTCACTTCGTCGACGTCGATGTCTTCGCAGATGAACTCGCTTCTTTCGGTCCTGAGGTGCGCGTGATCGAGCCTGCGCGTCTGCGTAACGCTGTTATTACCCGTCTGCGTGCAACACTTCTCCTCCACGGCGGGGCAGCATGA
- a CDS encoding M20/M25/M40 family metallo-hydrolase, translating into MSNPAAFAPESAPDLPEVARVARDLIRFDTTNFGGGRANGEREAAEYVAAYLESLGLDVSVYEPVHRRTNVHARIRGKNSSKPALVLHGHLDVVPAIAGDWSVDPFAGEIRDGMLWGRGAVDMKDMDAMILTAVGEILRSGDQPERDIIVTFFADEENGGVEGSGLVVAEHPEWFAGATEAISEVGGYSIAAGDRRAYLLQVGEKALMWIRLVARGRAGHGSRLHPENALTRLSEAVVALGRTEWPIRLTETTSQLLDGLSSLTGISTDDPDALALGAGPAAPFLRSTLRTTTNPTGLTAGYKHNVIPDRAEALVDVRVLPGTEAAALADIRRIIGPDIEIEIVHQDIGLEVPFAGEIVEAMVASLERHDPGVPVIPYLMGGGTDNKALSALGIAGYGFAPLRLPADLDFTGMFHGVDERVPIDALVFGQRVLTDLLRTY; encoded by the coding sequence ATGTCCAATCCCGCGGCATTCGCCCCTGAATCAGCGCCCGATCTTCCAGAAGTTGCACGCGTTGCACGAGACCTCATTCGATTCGACACGACGAACTTCGGCGGGGGACGAGCAAACGGCGAGCGCGAAGCTGCGGAGTACGTGGCGGCTTACCTCGAGTCACTCGGTCTCGACGTCAGCGTGTATGAACCGGTTCACCGCCGCACGAACGTGCACGCGCGCATTCGTGGCAAAAACTCATCGAAACCTGCGCTCGTTTTGCACGGACACCTCGATGTCGTCCCGGCCATTGCAGGCGACTGGAGCGTCGACCCGTTTGCAGGAGAGATTCGCGACGGCATGTTGTGGGGTCGCGGCGCGGTCGACATGAAAGACATGGATGCCATGATCTTGACCGCTGTGGGCGAGATTCTGCGCTCCGGCGATCAGCCAGAACGCGACATCATCGTGACGTTCTTCGCTGATGAAGAGAATGGTGGCGTCGAAGGATCCGGTCTCGTTGTCGCTGAACACCCCGAGTGGTTTGCCGGCGCGACCGAAGCGATCAGTGAAGTGGGCGGATATTCGATTGCTGCGGGCGACCGCCGCGCCTACTTGCTTCAGGTCGGCGAGAAGGCACTGATGTGGATTCGTCTCGTAGCGCGAGGGCGCGCGGGTCATGGGAGCCGGTTGCACCCTGAAAACGCGCTCACTCGACTCTCCGAGGCGGTCGTCGCGCTGGGGCGCACTGAATGGCCTATCCGACTGACGGAAACCACAAGCCAGCTTCTTGACGGTCTCTCGAGTCTCACCGGAATCTCGACCGATGACCCCGACGCTCTCGCGCTCGGGGCAGGGCCGGCCGCCCCCTTCCTCCGATCGACGCTGCGAACGACAACCAATCCGACCGGACTTACTGCGGGATACAAGCACAATGTCATCCCTGATCGCGCTGAAGCCCTCGTCGACGTCCGGGTTCTTCCGGGTACCGAAGCTGCCGCGCTGGCGGACATTCGACGGATTATCGGGCCCGACATCGAGATTGAGATTGTCCACCAGGACATTGGGCTCGAGGTTCCGTTTGCCGGAGAAATCGTCGAAGCGATGGTCGCGTCTTTGGAGCGCCACGACCCCGGCGTGCCCGTGATTCCCTACCTGATGGGCGGCGGGACCGATAACAAGGCTTTGTCTGCGCTCGGGATCGCTGGTTATGGGTTCGCTCCGCTGCGGCTTCCCGCGGACCTCGACTTCACGGGCATGTTTCATGGCGTGGATGAGCGCGTGCCTATCGATGCGCTAGTTTTCGGTCAGCGAGTACTGACCGATCTTCTTCGGACGTATTGA
- the tatC gene encoding twin-arginine translocase subunit TatC, with product MSLAQHLVELRRRAIIGAIALVIGMIIAALISNQVIDLLTEPIRIVSDSRASDFAALNFNTVTAGFDFHVRIAFAIGILLSAPVWLWQIWAFVMPGLTRKEVRYTVGFLSAAIPLFFAGCALGLWVMPHVIEVMATFVPEQGALFYQYDVYYDFVLKLLLVIGIAFVLPVFLVALNFAGIITGKAILKGWRVAVLSATIFAAIATPAADVLSMLMLGGILIVLYVAAAAVSMLFDRRRSKREESFLASDINQ from the coding sequence ATGTCGCTTGCGCAGCACCTTGTAGAGCTGCGCAGAAGAGCGATCATCGGAGCGATTGCTCTCGTGATCGGAATGATCATTGCCGCCCTGATTTCGAATCAGGTGATCGATCTTCTGACCGAACCGATTCGAATCGTTTCTGATAGTCGTGCGTCTGACTTCGCTGCCTTGAATTTCAACACGGTCACGGCCGGATTCGATTTCCATGTGCGAATCGCTTTCGCAATTGGCATTCTTCTTTCTGCGCCAGTATGGCTCTGGCAGATCTGGGCGTTCGTGATGCCCGGTCTCACCCGTAAAGAAGTGCGCTACACGGTTGGATTTCTCAGCGCCGCCATTCCGCTGTTTTTTGCGGGGTGTGCCTTGGGGCTGTGGGTCATGCCCCATGTCATCGAAGTGATGGCCACTTTCGTCCCCGAACAGGGAGCACTTTTCTACCAGTACGACGTCTATTACGACTTCGTTCTCAAGCTCCTACTGGTTATCGGTATTGCGTTCGTTCTACCCGTGTTTCTCGTGGCACTGAATTTCGCTGGAATCATCACGGGGAAGGCGATCTTGAAGGGCTGGCGTGTCGCCGTGCTCTCGGCGACGATCTTCGCCGCTATCGCCACTCCCGCGGCTGACGTCCTTTCGATGTTGATGCTCGGAGGCATTCTGATCGTGCTCTACGTTGCTGCCGCTGCGGTATCGATGCTCTTTGATCGACGCCGAAGCAAGCGCGAGGAGTCATTCCTCGCGTCGGACATTAACCAATGA
- a CDS encoding helix-turn-helix transcriptional regulator encodes MTVNKPLLALDRAALMMQLVPYLIGRGEVSVTEAARDFDVTPDLMRGMVEKLTVIGLPGDGGFWQLPHDLFDIDWDLLDAHDIISITNTVGLEHAPRLTAREAAALLAGLQLARTLPGVSDSGIVQDLLSKLSRGASSTPAEVIVAPGPVDDARDVVDQALKTAVAVSFTYKAPDAATTIRTVDPVKVHIAGGQWYLQGWCHLRQSMRTFHLDRVRDIELTSIPITHGEEPVPALFAPSDDDVVVEVKYPSVMAPLLGGYIDRAQVSVVGDKAIATLRVADEQSMKRLAARGGGEIEVLSPVSARDSAAAWAQSGLEQYAARDSR; translated from the coding sequence ATGACCGTCAACAAGCCGCTCCTTGCGCTCGATCGTGCAGCTCTCATGATGCAGCTCGTGCCGTACTTGATTGGCCGCGGCGAAGTGTCTGTCACTGAGGCCGCGCGCGACTTCGATGTCACTCCTGATCTGATGCGCGGCATGGTCGAAAAGCTGACCGTAATTGGTCTCCCCGGTGATGGTGGTTTCTGGCAGCTGCCGCATGATCTTTTCGACATCGACTGGGATCTGCTCGACGCACACGACATAATTTCGATCACGAACACCGTGGGCCTCGAACATGCGCCCCGCTTGACCGCCCGTGAGGCAGCCGCACTTCTCGCTGGACTTCAGCTCGCCAGAACTCTGCCGGGTGTCAGCGACAGCGGTATCGTGCAGGATTTATTGTCGAAGCTCAGTCGAGGCGCATCGTCAACGCCGGCCGAGGTTATCGTCGCTCCCGGACCAGTCGACGATGCCCGTGACGTTGTCGACCAGGCGTTGAAAACCGCCGTTGCGGTGTCGTTTACATACAAAGCACCGGATGCCGCGACCACAATCCGCACAGTTGATCCCGTCAAGGTCCATATCGCCGGTGGCCAGTGGTATTTGCAGGGCTGGTGTCACCTACGACAGTCCATGCGCACTTTTCACCTTGACCGGGTGAGGGACATCGAACTCACCAGCATCCCGATTACACATGGAGAAGAGCCAGTTCCCGCTCTCTTTGCTCCGAGTGACGATGACGTCGTTGTTGAAGTGAAATATCCCAGCGTGATGGCGCCGTTACTGGGGGGCTATATCGACCGAGCGCAGGTCTCTGTTGTGGGTGACAAAGCCATTGCGACTCTGCGTGTTGCCGACGAACAGAGCATGAAGCGTCTTGCTGCCCGCGGCGGCGGTGAGATCGAAGTACTCTCTCCAGTGTCGGCGAGAGATTCTGCGGCGGCGTGGGCACAGTCCGGGTTGGAACAGTACGCCGCGCGAGACTCGCGGTAG
- the tatA gene encoding twin-arginine translocase TatA/TatE family subunit: MGNAFGWPHLLIILAVILLLFGAAKLPALAKSVGQSARVFKGEMKAMKDDDVSSTTVDNQSNSTESATTISTANPPSSGSPDKSA, encoded by the coding sequence ATGGGCAACGCATTCGGTTGGCCTCACCTGTTGATCATCCTCGCGGTGATCCTCTTGCTGTTTGGGGCTGCAAAGCTCCCCGCGCTCGCGAAGAGCGTCGGTCAGTCGGCACGTGTTTTCAAGGGTGAGATGAAAGCAATGAAGGACGATGACGTCTCTTCAACGACGGTCGACAATCAAAGCAATTCGACGGAGTCGGCAACGACCATATCGACGGCGAATCCGCCATCGAGCGGATCACCCGACAAATCTGCCTAG
- a CDS encoding HAD family hydrolase, with product MTSSLPAAVLWDMDGTLVDTEPYWMAAETPLVESFGGTWNHEQALSLVGLGLDDAARILQSAGIRLSTTEIVTRLTNSVIDRLSTDGVPFRPGARELLSDLRAAGIKTALVTMSLRRMATHVVDLIDFDAFDLVIAGDDVDRPKPFPDPYLQACASLGVDPAHTVAIEDSPNGLRAAIAAGTVALGVPHMVSLTGVGANELWPTLEGRTAADIVGLHTAHASSKDFIK from the coding sequence ATGACTTCATCACTGCCGGCTGCCGTGTTGTGGGATATGGACGGCACTCTTGTCGACACGGAGCCATATTGGATGGCAGCAGAGACCCCGCTGGTCGAGAGTTTTGGCGGAACCTGGAACCACGAACAGGCGTTGAGTCTCGTCGGGCTCGGCCTCGACGACGCAGCACGCATCCTGCAATCTGCCGGCATCCGTCTCTCGACGACCGAGATTGTGACCCGGCTGACAAACAGCGTCATTGATCGCCTGTCTACGGATGGCGTTCCTTTTCGTCCGGGTGCACGCGAGCTTCTCTCCGACCTTCGCGCCGCGGGAATTAAGACCGCTCTCGTGACCATGTCACTGCGGCGGATGGCCACGCACGTCGTTGATTTGATCGACTTCGACGCTTTTGATCTCGTTATCGCGGGTGACGATGTGGATCGTCCGAAGCCTTTTCCTGACCCTTACCTGCAGGCATGCGCATCACTCGGCGTCGATCCGGCGCACACCGTGGCGATCGAGGATTCACCGAACGGGTTACGCGCGGCCATTGCGGCAGGCACGGTTGCTCTCGGTGTTCCCCACATGGTTTCGCTCACCGGGGTGGGCGCAAACGAACTGTGGCCCACTCTCGAAGGGCGCACCGCTGCCGATATCGTCGGCCTTCACACGGCGCACGCGTCGAGCAAGGATTTCATTAAGTGA
- a CDS encoding undecaprenyl-diphosphate phosphatase: protein MHFLEAMFLGLVQGLTEFLPVSSSAHLRIVGTFLPNAEDPGAAFTAITQIGTEAAVVIFFWRDIVRIITHWFQSLVGRMPRSDPDARMGWLIIIGSIPIVALGLAFQDQIETVFRSLWLVAAMLILFGVLLGIADHVGAKKRKLADITVPHGLIYGGAQALALIPGVSRSGGTITAGLFMGYERAAAARYAFLLAIPAVFGSGFYQLFKSWNEPGVYSLPETLVATVIAFVVALGVIAFFMSYISKRSFLPFVIYRVALGSTLLVLLSLGVIQA, encoded by the coding sequence ATGCATTTTCTTGAGGCGATGTTTCTGGGCCTGGTACAGGGGCTGACTGAGTTTCTCCCGGTGTCATCGAGTGCACATCTGCGCATCGTAGGCACGTTCCTGCCGAACGCGGAGGATCCCGGCGCCGCGTTCACCGCCATCACCCAAATCGGAACCGAAGCCGCTGTGGTTATTTTCTTCTGGCGGGACATCGTCCGGATCATCACGCACTGGTTCCAGTCGCTGGTTGGCCGGATGCCGAGAAGCGACCCTGATGCACGGATGGGCTGGCTCATCATCATCGGATCGATTCCGATTGTCGCGCTCGGTCTCGCATTTCAAGACCAGATCGAGACTGTCTTCCGTTCCCTCTGGCTGGTCGCAGCAATGCTGATTCTCTTCGGCGTGTTGCTGGGAATCGCCGACCATGTTGGCGCCAAAAAGCGCAAGCTCGCCGATATCACGGTGCCTCACGGCCTGATTTATGGCGGCGCCCAAGCGCTGGCCCTCATTCCCGGTGTTTCTCGCTCAGGCGGCACAATAACTGCGGGCTTGTTTATGGGTTACGAACGAGCCGCTGCCGCGCGCTACGCCTTTCTTCTTGCGATCCCGGCGGTATTCGGAAGCGGTTTCTACCAGCTTTTCAAGAGCTGGAATGAGCCGGGCGTCTATTCTCTTCCCGAAACCCTTGTCGCGACAGTCATCGCATTCGTGGTGGCACTCGGTGTCATTGCGTTCTTCATGAGCTACATCTCGAAACGCAGCTTCTTGCCGTTTGTGATCTACCGGGTCGCTCTAGGCTCGACGTTGCTCGTGCTGCTCAGTCTCGGCGTCATCCAGGCTTAG
- a CDS encoding PAC2 family protein, whose product MDGLGRRVLVTAFDGWNDAGEAASAAMSLLQKDDAYEPVYSVDPELYFDYQYTRPHIHTDADGGRSLHWPETTLLRPRNPGRGTQLWLLTGVEPARSWQAFAAELTDVALREDITGVVSLGSMMSDVPHTRPITIFSGSENERLRSELSLERSTYEGPVGILSVLSDAVEKVGIPTASLWASVPHYVAGHTPSPKATLALLDRLEDLTGVQIPRGTLSTEAAAWEASIDAAAADDEEMTEYIRGLEQTRDTWDSPDASGDAIAKEFEQYLRRRGEGPGKPGRDEPRR is encoded by the coding sequence GTGGACGGACTTGGTCGTCGAGTACTTGTTACGGCGTTTGACGGATGGAATGACGCCGGCGAAGCGGCTTCTGCCGCCATGAGCCTGCTGCAGAAGGATGATGCTTACGAGCCGGTTTATTCCGTCGACCCCGAACTGTATTTCGATTATCAATACACGCGCCCTCATATCCACACCGACGCTGATGGCGGCCGCAGCCTGCACTGGCCGGAAACGACACTTCTGAGGCCCCGGAACCCGGGAAGAGGCACGCAACTCTGGCTGCTCACCGGCGTCGAGCCCGCGCGTTCCTGGCAGGCGTTCGCCGCGGAATTGACCGATGTCGCGCTTCGTGAAGACATCACGGGCGTCGTATCGCTCGGATCGATGATGTCGGATGTTCCGCACACGCGCCCGATCACAATTTTCTCTGGGAGTGAGAACGAGCGCTTGCGTAGTGAGCTCTCTCTCGAGCGCAGCACCTACGAAGGACCGGTCGGCATCCTCAGCGTGCTGAGCGATGCAGTCGAGAAGGTCGGGATTCCTACAGCGAGTTTGTGGGCAAGTGTCCCCCATTACGTCGCCGGGCATACCCCGTCTCCCAAAGCGACACTCGCGTTGCTCGATCGGCTCGAGGACCTCACCGGCGTTCAGATTCCTCGGGGAACTCTCTCAACGGAAGCCGCGGCATGGGAAGCGTCGATCGATGCGGCTGCAGCGGACGACGAAGAGATGACGGAGTACATCCGCGGACTCGAACAGACTCGCGACACCTGGGACTCCCCTGATGCGTCAGGCGATGCGATCGCGAAGGAATTCGAGCAATACCTGCGCCGCCGCGGCGAAGGGCCTGGCAAGCCAGGTCGCGACGAGCCCCGCCGTTGA